In Solenopsis invicta isolate M01_SB chromosome 1, UNIL_Sinv_3.0, whole genome shotgun sequence, one genomic interval encodes:
- the LOC105194827 gene encoding 1-phosphatidylinositol 4,5-bisphosphate phosphodiesterase epsilon-1 isoform X2 — translation MNEPPVMKYLSTALLYSEYECALARALAMPECPVVPFFGAFLRELRKVMKCDVKPQPEFKENRESPRAIIKESEPQEHVPSSAPVARIAVESNTETPSGWSSRSPFLNKPENPTIAPAHDINSVLDKVTLFHKHRHARGRDATTGSLHRIMSVHTTAIEQTYMAEECDENDYHLDLDSYKPVEPLKNDHGVSLFPVAAPHTGMDLHLLQVLHHGTTLVHWDCEGGTSRTALVFARVDRACGTFVWEKPPWSPLKTGQVGGATLTEFSLSTNPEDALPPGLVGRYTQQQADCASITLEEGYLDLGSVKEIMIGCYDRDREADLRSICKRYGLPDSDCCIGLMYGSNLPDNRLIFLLCPPALSKIWYMGLCWILRGLKRQQQLTDRRSRWLKEKYLQLYYSYLDQPTEGLEQPTTADAIRIFGGRDWYMTESVGTLSPTSSSTLRRRNVKGKKTKSIGNIHALTKDLSIKYDSSTSDGGLCATPLRHITGSRESLTRILPASPRASRDRIPPRSPPGVGDRITSNLPYSAFQSLFCVAREKDKNGSGSIAGGLEAPWQMKARTTDIMYETQLNFVEFVALFRSFSLRARKDLRDLFGQLAITCRSQSDGSLRDFNIRPVVLRQTSDATPQRIGLLTRNNSIDCHEYKTGSNLQKKQIFDAVAAASIVNNCSGVDTSKSQVITLATFTKFLESRQQEKLSDEEIKALIKRHEPDPALRTQWCLSFEGFARYMMDKDNYAFPNEYATPSETEMQQPLSQYYIASSHNTYLTGHQLKGESSVQLYSQVLLTGCRCVELDCHDGDDGSPLIYHGHTFTTKIPFRSVVEAIDRSAFVSSPYPVILSIENHCSTNQQARMAQIFQSVFGEKLVTKFLFESDFSDDPQLPSPSQLRYRILVKNKKMVVDPVGPLSHTPVSHRGKMLMSDRASSMKQMRTDISSTSVVEYFSEDEDDEEDDDEDDNIDDNSISSYERYLGGGQVPHGRLKSDSGMDDKTQKQSSQIAKELSDLVIYMQAIKFRGLNTMPVVLGKIRHPSHTGPVQRHSIAGIGPSSVASSSGSPQSLSTSASIASGGSNIDNIFRSTRGLAMPACFQCSSINESSAKKICRKQPLGVIAHAETQLIRTYPAGMRIDSTNFNPVIFWAFGIQMVALNYQTDDAGLNLNSAMFEQSGQCGYVRKPSVMWDKGHMMYRRFNPWDKEFDGLHSAHLSLSIVSGQYVSVTNFVTSTYVEIELVGIPIDCAKHKTKVIHNNAVNPIWNEKFCFQVMFKDLAFLRFGVIEASSHHVIAQRVIPLKCLRPGYRHVRLRSCKNKPLALSTLFIYSRLEEESLDYNTCCRDHKESSKRLVSSKEPEKLSTVDPGSLGGVTLKRRMFFLMVYHVIPDEPYTILKVTQESTTQEVMLQALQKAGISPNHVDEYILVEEVSRGWEKRDKEELPTQRVLDPTEHPLQAQALWKGQGRFLLKRVGDDPSSRAWLASIRSTAGHSKLDSNTKDQSTHIWDEADTFLVCVYNVSPEIPYAILRVPISSSAQDVLAQALIKARRMENPSKFALVEELEWGGAGAVGSGNRQLRVLSDDENVYTTQAFWKTLGRFILREREQAIPRRNLLPATLDRLSKGFSVGRSVSLPGSSKEKVPVSEALSDPTASSRGLRQRLLMSGRRREVHSDGEDTRESDLLNAAFHLKKVSFRKLMSWKS, via the exons ATGAACGAGCCCCCGGTGATGAAATATCTCTCCACCGCCCTTCTGTATTCCGAATACGAGTGCGCGCTTGCTCGCGCTCTCGCGATGCCGGAATGCCCGGTGGTGCCATTCTTCGGGGCCTTCCTGCGCGAGCTGCGGAAAGTTATGAAGTGCGATGTAAAG CCCCAGCCCGAGTTCAAGGAAAATCGCGAGTCACCACGTGCTATCATTAAGGAGAGCGAACCTCAAGAACACGTGCCTTCCTCTGCGCCGGTCGCCAGGATCGCCGTTGAGAGTAACACAGAGACACCGTCGGGATGGAGTTCGAGAAGCCCATTCTTGAACAAACCGGAGAACCCCACCATCGCACCAGCCCACGATATAAATTCCGTTCTCGACAAAGTCACGCTCTTCCACAAG CATCGACATGCTCGTGGAAGAGACGCGACCACCGGTTCCCTTCATCGCATCATGAGCGTTCACACGACCGCGATCGAGCAAACCTACATGGCGGAGGAATGCGACGAGAATGACTATCATCTTGATTTGGACTCCTACAAGCCTGTGGAGCCGCTCAAGAACGACCACGGAGTCTCTTTGTTTCCTGTTGCCGCGCCACACACCGGCATGGATCTTCATCTCCTGCAG GTGCTACATCATGGTACGACTTTAGTGCATTGGGACTGCGAGGGTGGTACCTCGAGGACGGCATTGGTGTTCGCGCGCGTCGATCGCGCTTGTGGCACCTTCGTGTGGGAGAAGCCACCTTGGAGTCCCCTGAAAACGGGGCAAGTTGGCGGTGCCACCCTCACAGAGTTTTCGCTAAGCACGAACCCGGAAGACGCGTTACCACCGGGCCTAGTCGGCAGGTACACGCAGCAGCAGGCTGACTGCGCTTCTATCACTTTGGAAGAGGGATACCTCGACCTGGGATCGGTTAAGGAGATAATGATCGGCTGTTACGACCGCGATCGAGAGGCTGATCTGAGGAGCATCTGCAAGAGATACGGCCTACCTGACTCCGACTGCTGCATCGGCCTCATGTATGGCTCCAATCTTCCGGACAATCGACTGATCTTCCTACTTTGCCCTCCCGCCCTTAGCAA AATATGGTACATGGGATTGTGCTGGATATTGCGAGGCCTCAAACGACAACAACAGTTAACAGATCGTAGATCGCGCtggttgaaagaaaaatatctccAATTATACTATTCTTACTTGGATCAACCGACGGAAGGCTTGGAACAGCCGACGACAGCCGATGCTATTCGCATTTTCGGCGGTCGCGACTGGTACATGACGGAAAGTGTCGGGACGCTGTCTCCAACGAGCAGCAGCACTCTACGCAGACGAAATGTTAAAGGCAAAAAGACAAAATCGATCGGCAACATTCATGCTTTAACCAAG GATTTGAGCATAAAATACGATTCCTCGACTTCGGATGGAGGTCTATGCGCTACACCTCTTCGTCACATCACGGGAAGCAGAGAGTCTTTAACGAGGATTCTGCCAGCGTCACCGAGAGCAAGTCGAGACCGAATCCCGCCACGTAGCCCGCCCGGTGTCGGCGATCGTATCACTTCCAACTTGCCTTACTCCGCTTTTCAAAG TTTATTTTGTGTTGCCAGAGAAAAGGACAAGAACGGGTCCGGTAGTATAGCAGGAGGCTTGGAAGCACCTTGGCAAATGAAAGCGCGCACTACTGATATAATGTACGAGACGCAATTGAACTTCGTGGAGTTCGTCGCGCTTTTCCGATCGTTCAGTTTACGAGCCAGAAAAGATTTGCGTGATTTGTTCGGCCAATTAGCGATAACATGTCGTAGCCAGAGTGATGGATCGTTAAGAGATTTTAATATTCGCCCAGTGGTGCTCAGGCAGACCAGCGACGCTACTCCACAAAGAATTG GCTTGTTGACGAGAAACAACTCTATTGATTGTCACGAATACAAAACGGGCAGCAATCtacaaaagaaacaaattttcgATGCCGTTGCTGCGGCAAGTATAGTCAATAATTGCTCGGGCGTGGACACGTCGAAATCCCAAGTGATCACTCTGGCAACATTCACGAAATTCCTGGAATCTCGGCAGCAAGAAAAGTTGAGCGACGAAGAAATCAAGGCGTTGATCAAG AGGCACGAACCGGACCCGGCACTTCGCACACAGTGGTGTTTGTCTTTCGAGGGTTTTGCACGATATATGATGGACAAGGACAATTACGCCTTCCCGAACGAGTATGCGACACCGTCCGAAACCGAGATGCAGCAGCCATTGTCGCAATATTACATTGCCAGTTCCCACAACACATATTTAACCGGACATCAACTCAAAGGAGAGTCTTCCGTACAACTGTATTCGCAG GTGCTCTTAACCGGATGTCGCTGCGTAGAACTCGACTGTCATGACGGTGACGATGGATCCCCGCTGATTTATCACGGTCACACTTTCACTACAAAAATACCATTTCGCTCGGTCGTGGAGGCGATCGATCGAAGCGCCTTTGTCAGTTCCCCCTATCCCGTAATCCTTTCCATCGAGAATCACTGTTCGACAAATCAGCAAGCTCGCATGGCTCAAATCTTTCAG TCTGTTTTTGGCGAGAAACTGGTAACGAAATTTCTCTTCGAATCCGACTTCAGTGACGATCCTCAACTACCCTCGCCTTCGCAGCTTCGTTATCGAATCTTGGTAAAAAATAAGAAGATGGTGGTCGACCCTGTCGGCCCTTTGTCACACACGCCCGTCAGTCATCGCGGGAAGATGCTCATGTCGGATCGCGCATCCTCCATGAAACAGATGCGAACCGACATAAGCAGCACATCGGTCGTCGAATACTTTAGCGAGgacgaagacgacgaagaggacgacgacgaggatGACAACATCGAtg ATAATTCGATTTCAAGCTACGAGAGATATCTGGGTGGCGGCCAAGTGCCGCATGGTCGTTTGAAATCGGATTCAGGGATGGATGACAAGACGCAAAAACAGAGCAGCCAGATAGCCAAGGAGCTGTCGGACTTGGTGATTTATATGCAGGCGATTAAATTCCGTGGGTTAAATACCATGCCAGTCGTACTGGGAAAAATACGTCATCCGTCACATACGGGGCCAGTTCAGAGGCACAGCATTGCCGGTATAGGACCCAGCAGTGTAGCTTCCTCATCAGGATCACCACAATCGCTTTCCACGTCCGCTTCAATCGCGAGCGGCGGCAGCAATATTGATAATATCTTCAG ATCCACTCGCGGCCTTGCCATGCCGGCCTGCTTCCAATGTTCATCTATAAACGAGAGCTCGGCAAAGAAGATCTGTAGGAAGCAGCCGTTAGGTGTGATTGCCCATGCAGAAACGCAACTCATTCGAACGTATCCTGCAGGAATGCGTATTGATTCCACAAATTTCAATCCTGTAATATTTTGGGCTTTTGGAATCCAAATGGTCGCACTAAACTATCAAACCGATGACGCGGGATTAAATCTAAACTCAGCCATGTTCGAGCAAAGCGGTCAATGCGGATACGTTAGAAAACCATCAGTAATGTGGGACAAGGGACACATGATGTACAG GCGATTCAACCCTTGGGACAAAGAATTCGACGGGCTACATTCCGCGCATTTGAGTCTATCAATAGTCTCAGGACAATACGTCTCGGTTACGAACTTCGTCACCAGCACCTACGTCGAGATCGAGTTGGTCGGTATACCGATCGACTGCGCAAAGCACAAAACAAAGGTGATCCATAACAATGCAGTGAATCCCATCTGGAACGAAAAATTCTGCTTTCAAGTGATGTTCAAGGATCTCGCTTTCCTGCGTTTCGGTGTTATCGAAGCGAGCTCTCATCACGTGATTGCGCAACGCGTTATACCGCTCAAATGTCTACGACCCGGCTACCGACACGTACGATTACGATCCTGCAAGAACAAACCGCTAGCCCTTTCTACGCTCTTCATCTATTCTCGCTTGGAGGAGGAAAGCTTGGACTATAACACCTGCTGCCGCGATCACAAGGAGTCATCTAAGCGTCTCGTGTCGAGCAAAGAACCTGAGAAACTGAGCACCGTTGATCCCGGATCTTTGGGTGGCGTCACCTTGAAGAGACGAATGTTCTTTTTGATGGTCTACCACGTGATACCGGACGAGCCATACACCATCCTAAAGGTTACCCAGGAGAGTACTACGCAAGAAGTAATGCTGCAGGCATTGCAGAAAGCGGGGATATCGCCGAATCATGTGGATGAATACATCTTGGTGGAAGAAGTATCCCGCGGATGGGAGAAAAGGGACAAGGAAGAGTTACCGACTCAACGCGTGCTGGATCCTACGGAACATCCCCTTCAGGCACAGGCCCTGTGGAAAGGACAAGGTCGCTTCCTACTGAAACGAGTAGGCGATGATCCAAGCAGTAGGGCGTGGCTCGCCTCTATCAGGAGCACGGCTGGTCACTCGAAACTCGATTCCAACACGAAGGACCAATCTACTCACATATGGGACGAGGCAGACACCTTTTTGGTCTGCGTCTACAATGTCTCACCGGAGATCCCTTATGCGATTCTACGCGTGCCGATAAGCAGCTCAGCGCAGGATGTGCTGGCGCAAGCTTTGATAAAGGCCAGAAGAATGGAGAACCCGTCCAAGTTCGCTCTGGTCGAGGAACTGGAATGGGGTGGCGCGGGCGCGGTCGGGAGCGGAAATCGTCAGCTAAGAGTATTGAGTGACGACGAGAATGTTTACACCACGCAAGCCTTTTGGAAGACACTTGGAAGATTTATTCtcagagaaagagagcaagCCATTCCGAGACGGAATTTATTGCCCGCGACCCTCGACCGACTCAGCAAGGGATTTTCCGTGGGCAGATCGGTATCCCTGCCAGGATCCAGCAAAGAAAAGGTGCCTGTTTCGGAAGCACTGTCTGACCCTACGGCCTCTTCTAGAGGCCTGAGACAGAGGCTATTGATGTCGGGACGTAGACGAGAGGTTCACTCTGACGGGGAAGACACGCGCGAGTCCGACTTGCTGAATGCCGCTTTCCATCTGAAAAAGGTCTCGTTCAGAAAACTGATGAGCTGGAAGTCATAG
- the LOC105194827 gene encoding 1-phosphatidylinositol 4,5-bisphosphate phosphodiesterase epsilon-1 isoform X1 — protein sequence MEIIAGLKSNKLKPFIDSMNEPPVMKYLSTALLYSEYECALARALAMPECPVVPFFGAFLRELRKVMKCDVKPQPEFKENRESPRAIIKESEPQEHVPSSAPVARIAVESNTETPSGWSSRSPFLNKPENPTIAPAHDINSVLDKVTLFHKHRHARGRDATTGSLHRIMSVHTTAIEQTYMAEECDENDYHLDLDSYKPVEPLKNDHGVSLFPVAAPHTGMDLHLLQVLHHGTTLVHWDCEGGTSRTALVFARVDRACGTFVWEKPPWSPLKTGQVGGATLTEFSLSTNPEDALPPGLVGRYTQQQADCASITLEEGYLDLGSVKEIMIGCYDRDREADLRSICKRYGLPDSDCCIGLMYGSNLPDNRLIFLLCPPALSKIWYMGLCWILRGLKRQQQLTDRRSRWLKEKYLQLYYSYLDQPTEGLEQPTTADAIRIFGGRDWYMTESVGTLSPTSSSTLRRRNVKGKKTKSIGNIHALTKDLSIKYDSSTSDGGLCATPLRHITGSRESLTRILPASPRASRDRIPPRSPPGVGDRITSNLPYSAFQSLFCVAREKDKNGSGSIAGGLEAPWQMKARTTDIMYETQLNFVEFVALFRSFSLRARKDLRDLFGQLAITCRSQSDGSLRDFNIRPVVLRQTSDATPQRIGLLTRNNSIDCHEYKTGSNLQKKQIFDAVAAASIVNNCSGVDTSKSQVITLATFTKFLESRQQEKLSDEEIKALIKRHEPDPALRTQWCLSFEGFARYMMDKDNYAFPNEYATPSETEMQQPLSQYYIASSHNTYLTGHQLKGESSVQLYSQVLLTGCRCVELDCHDGDDGSPLIYHGHTFTTKIPFRSVVEAIDRSAFVSSPYPVILSIENHCSTNQQARMAQIFQSVFGEKLVTKFLFESDFSDDPQLPSPSQLRYRILVKNKKMVVDPVGPLSHTPVSHRGKMLMSDRASSMKQMRTDISSTSVVEYFSEDEDDEEDDDEDDNIDDNSISSYERYLGGGQVPHGRLKSDSGMDDKTQKQSSQIAKELSDLVIYMQAIKFRGLNTMPVVLGKIRHPSHTGPVQRHSIAGIGPSSVASSSGSPQSLSTSASIASGGSNIDNIFRSTRGLAMPACFQCSSINESSAKKICRKQPLGVIAHAETQLIRTYPAGMRIDSTNFNPVIFWAFGIQMVALNYQTDDAGLNLNSAMFEQSGQCGYVRKPSVMWDKGHMMYRRFNPWDKEFDGLHSAHLSLSIVSGQYVSVTNFVTSTYVEIELVGIPIDCAKHKTKVIHNNAVNPIWNEKFCFQVMFKDLAFLRFGVIEASSHHVIAQRVIPLKCLRPGYRHVRLRSCKNKPLALSTLFIYSRLEEESLDYNTCCRDHKESSKRLVSSKEPEKLSTVDPGSLGGVTLKRRMFFLMVYHVIPDEPYTILKVTQESTTQEVMLQALQKAGISPNHVDEYILVEEVSRGWEKRDKEELPTQRVLDPTEHPLQAQALWKGQGRFLLKRVGDDPSSRAWLASIRSTAGHSKLDSNTKDQSTHIWDEADTFLVCVYNVSPEIPYAILRVPISSSAQDVLAQALIKARRMENPSKFALVEELEWGGAGAVGSGNRQLRVLSDDENVYTTQAFWKTLGRFILREREQAIPRRNLLPATLDRLSKGFSVGRSVSLPGSSKEKVPVSEALSDPTASSRGLRQRLLMSGRRREVHSDGEDTRESDLLNAAFHLKKVSFRKLMSWKS from the exons GTCCAACAAGCTGAAGCCGTTCATCGACAGCATGAACGAGCCCCCGGTGATGAAATATCTCTCCACCGCCCTTCTGTATTCCGAATACGAGTGCGCGCTTGCTCGCGCTCTCGCGATGCCGGAATGCCCGGTGGTGCCATTCTTCGGGGCCTTCCTGCGCGAGCTGCGGAAAGTTATGAAGTGCGATGTAAAG CCCCAGCCCGAGTTCAAGGAAAATCGCGAGTCACCACGTGCTATCATTAAGGAGAGCGAACCTCAAGAACACGTGCCTTCCTCTGCGCCGGTCGCCAGGATCGCCGTTGAGAGTAACACAGAGACACCGTCGGGATGGAGTTCGAGAAGCCCATTCTTGAACAAACCGGAGAACCCCACCATCGCACCAGCCCACGATATAAATTCCGTTCTCGACAAAGTCACGCTCTTCCACAAG CATCGACATGCTCGTGGAAGAGACGCGACCACCGGTTCCCTTCATCGCATCATGAGCGTTCACACGACCGCGATCGAGCAAACCTACATGGCGGAGGAATGCGACGAGAATGACTATCATCTTGATTTGGACTCCTACAAGCCTGTGGAGCCGCTCAAGAACGACCACGGAGTCTCTTTGTTTCCTGTTGCCGCGCCACACACCGGCATGGATCTTCATCTCCTGCAG GTGCTACATCATGGTACGACTTTAGTGCATTGGGACTGCGAGGGTGGTACCTCGAGGACGGCATTGGTGTTCGCGCGCGTCGATCGCGCTTGTGGCACCTTCGTGTGGGAGAAGCCACCTTGGAGTCCCCTGAAAACGGGGCAAGTTGGCGGTGCCACCCTCACAGAGTTTTCGCTAAGCACGAACCCGGAAGACGCGTTACCACCGGGCCTAGTCGGCAGGTACACGCAGCAGCAGGCTGACTGCGCTTCTATCACTTTGGAAGAGGGATACCTCGACCTGGGATCGGTTAAGGAGATAATGATCGGCTGTTACGACCGCGATCGAGAGGCTGATCTGAGGAGCATCTGCAAGAGATACGGCCTACCTGACTCCGACTGCTGCATCGGCCTCATGTATGGCTCCAATCTTCCGGACAATCGACTGATCTTCCTACTTTGCCCTCCCGCCCTTAGCAA AATATGGTACATGGGATTGTGCTGGATATTGCGAGGCCTCAAACGACAACAACAGTTAACAGATCGTAGATCGCGCtggttgaaagaaaaatatctccAATTATACTATTCTTACTTGGATCAACCGACGGAAGGCTTGGAACAGCCGACGACAGCCGATGCTATTCGCATTTTCGGCGGTCGCGACTGGTACATGACGGAAAGTGTCGGGACGCTGTCTCCAACGAGCAGCAGCACTCTACGCAGACGAAATGTTAAAGGCAAAAAGACAAAATCGATCGGCAACATTCATGCTTTAACCAAG GATTTGAGCATAAAATACGATTCCTCGACTTCGGATGGAGGTCTATGCGCTACACCTCTTCGTCACATCACGGGAAGCAGAGAGTCTTTAACGAGGATTCTGCCAGCGTCACCGAGAGCAAGTCGAGACCGAATCCCGCCACGTAGCCCGCCCGGTGTCGGCGATCGTATCACTTCCAACTTGCCTTACTCCGCTTTTCAAAG TTTATTTTGTGTTGCCAGAGAAAAGGACAAGAACGGGTCCGGTAGTATAGCAGGAGGCTTGGAAGCACCTTGGCAAATGAAAGCGCGCACTACTGATATAATGTACGAGACGCAATTGAACTTCGTGGAGTTCGTCGCGCTTTTCCGATCGTTCAGTTTACGAGCCAGAAAAGATTTGCGTGATTTGTTCGGCCAATTAGCGATAACATGTCGTAGCCAGAGTGATGGATCGTTAAGAGATTTTAATATTCGCCCAGTGGTGCTCAGGCAGACCAGCGACGCTACTCCACAAAGAATTG GCTTGTTGACGAGAAACAACTCTATTGATTGTCACGAATACAAAACGGGCAGCAATCtacaaaagaaacaaattttcgATGCCGTTGCTGCGGCAAGTATAGTCAATAATTGCTCGGGCGTGGACACGTCGAAATCCCAAGTGATCACTCTGGCAACATTCACGAAATTCCTGGAATCTCGGCAGCAAGAAAAGTTGAGCGACGAAGAAATCAAGGCGTTGATCAAG AGGCACGAACCGGACCCGGCACTTCGCACACAGTGGTGTTTGTCTTTCGAGGGTTTTGCACGATATATGATGGACAAGGACAATTACGCCTTCCCGAACGAGTATGCGACACCGTCCGAAACCGAGATGCAGCAGCCATTGTCGCAATATTACATTGCCAGTTCCCACAACACATATTTAACCGGACATCAACTCAAAGGAGAGTCTTCCGTACAACTGTATTCGCAG GTGCTCTTAACCGGATGTCGCTGCGTAGAACTCGACTGTCATGACGGTGACGATGGATCCCCGCTGATTTATCACGGTCACACTTTCACTACAAAAATACCATTTCGCTCGGTCGTGGAGGCGATCGATCGAAGCGCCTTTGTCAGTTCCCCCTATCCCGTAATCCTTTCCATCGAGAATCACTGTTCGACAAATCAGCAAGCTCGCATGGCTCAAATCTTTCAG TCTGTTTTTGGCGAGAAACTGGTAACGAAATTTCTCTTCGAATCCGACTTCAGTGACGATCCTCAACTACCCTCGCCTTCGCAGCTTCGTTATCGAATCTTGGTAAAAAATAAGAAGATGGTGGTCGACCCTGTCGGCCCTTTGTCACACACGCCCGTCAGTCATCGCGGGAAGATGCTCATGTCGGATCGCGCATCCTCCATGAAACAGATGCGAACCGACATAAGCAGCACATCGGTCGTCGAATACTTTAGCGAGgacgaagacgacgaagaggacgacgacgaggatGACAACATCGAtg ATAATTCGATTTCAAGCTACGAGAGATATCTGGGTGGCGGCCAAGTGCCGCATGGTCGTTTGAAATCGGATTCAGGGATGGATGACAAGACGCAAAAACAGAGCAGCCAGATAGCCAAGGAGCTGTCGGACTTGGTGATTTATATGCAGGCGATTAAATTCCGTGGGTTAAATACCATGCCAGTCGTACTGGGAAAAATACGTCATCCGTCACATACGGGGCCAGTTCAGAGGCACAGCATTGCCGGTATAGGACCCAGCAGTGTAGCTTCCTCATCAGGATCACCACAATCGCTTTCCACGTCCGCTTCAATCGCGAGCGGCGGCAGCAATATTGATAATATCTTCAG ATCCACTCGCGGCCTTGCCATGCCGGCCTGCTTCCAATGTTCATCTATAAACGAGAGCTCGGCAAAGAAGATCTGTAGGAAGCAGCCGTTAGGTGTGATTGCCCATGCAGAAACGCAACTCATTCGAACGTATCCTGCAGGAATGCGTATTGATTCCACAAATTTCAATCCTGTAATATTTTGGGCTTTTGGAATCCAAATGGTCGCACTAAACTATCAAACCGATGACGCGGGATTAAATCTAAACTCAGCCATGTTCGAGCAAAGCGGTCAATGCGGATACGTTAGAAAACCATCAGTAATGTGGGACAAGGGACACATGATGTACAG GCGATTCAACCCTTGGGACAAAGAATTCGACGGGCTACATTCCGCGCATTTGAGTCTATCAATAGTCTCAGGACAATACGTCTCGGTTACGAACTTCGTCACCAGCACCTACGTCGAGATCGAGTTGGTCGGTATACCGATCGACTGCGCAAAGCACAAAACAAAGGTGATCCATAACAATGCAGTGAATCCCATCTGGAACGAAAAATTCTGCTTTCAAGTGATGTTCAAGGATCTCGCTTTCCTGCGTTTCGGTGTTATCGAAGCGAGCTCTCATCACGTGATTGCGCAACGCGTTATACCGCTCAAATGTCTACGACCCGGCTACCGACACGTACGATTACGATCCTGCAAGAACAAACCGCTAGCCCTTTCTACGCTCTTCATCTATTCTCGCTTGGAGGAGGAAAGCTTGGACTATAACACCTGCTGCCGCGATCACAAGGAGTCATCTAAGCGTCTCGTGTCGAGCAAAGAACCTGAGAAACTGAGCACCGTTGATCCCGGATCTTTGGGTGGCGTCACCTTGAAGAGACGAATGTTCTTTTTGATGGTCTACCACGTGATACCGGACGAGCCATACACCATCCTAAAGGTTACCCAGGAGAGTACTACGCAAGAAGTAATGCTGCAGGCATTGCAGAAAGCGGGGATATCGCCGAATCATGTGGATGAATACATCTTGGTGGAAGAAGTATCCCGCGGATGGGAGAAAAGGGACAAGGAAGAGTTACCGACTCAACGCGTGCTGGATCCTACGGAACATCCCCTTCAGGCACAGGCCCTGTGGAAAGGACAAGGTCGCTTCCTACTGAAACGAGTAGGCGATGATCCAAGCAGTAGGGCGTGGCTCGCCTCTATCAGGAGCACGGCTGGTCACTCGAAACTCGATTCCAACACGAAGGACCAATCTACTCACATATGGGACGAGGCAGACACCTTTTTGGTCTGCGTCTACAATGTCTCACCGGAGATCCCTTATGCGATTCTACGCGTGCCGATAAGCAGCTCAGCGCAGGATGTGCTGGCGCAAGCTTTGATAAAGGCCAGAAGAATGGAGAACCCGTCCAAGTTCGCTCTGGTCGAGGAACTGGAATGGGGTGGCGCGGGCGCGGTCGGGAGCGGAAATCGTCAGCTAAGAGTATTGAGTGACGACGAGAATGTTTACACCACGCAAGCCTTTTGGAAGACACTTGGAAGATTTATTCtcagagaaagagagcaagCCATTCCGAGACGGAATTTATTGCCCGCGACCCTCGACCGACTCAGCAAGGGATTTTCCGTGGGCAGATCGGTATCCCTGCCAGGATCCAGCAAAGAAAAGGTGCCTGTTTCGGAAGCACTGTCTGACCCTACGGCCTCTTCTAGAGGCCTGAGACAGAGGCTATTGATGTCGGGACGTAGACGAGAGGTTCACTCTGACGGGGAAGACACGCGCGAGTCCGACTTGCTGAATGCCGCTTTCCATCTGAAAAAGGTCTCGTTCAGAAAACTGATGAGCTGGAAGTCATAG